The proteins below come from a single Streptomyces spongiicola genomic window:
- the tilS gene encoding tRNA lysidine(34) synthetase TilS, whose translation MGPHPAVAAIRLAVRRVLHDVLNELHTIPSAAPRSGRRSTTAPSPDGRPVVLVACSGGADSMALASALAFEAPKLSVRAGAVTVDHGLQAGSDLRAAEVAARLTAMGLDPVESAAVTVGRAGGPEAAARDARYAALDEAAERHGAAAVLLGHTRDDQAETVLLGLARGSGIRSLSGMADVSGAGRRYRRPFLRLDRQTARKACLVQHLPVWDDPMNDDPAYTRSRLRHEGLPALEKALGKGVVEALARTARLSRDDADALDAWAAQADESVRDDAGLLECAKLYALPPAVRRRVLRRALVAAGSPAGSLFARHVEEVERLIVGWRGQKPLNLPGRVEALRQGGRLVIRQS comes from the coding sequence ATGGGTCCGCATCCCGCGGTCGCGGCGATACGCCTGGCGGTCCGCCGCGTACTGCACGACGTACTGAACGAACTGCACACGATCCCGAGCGCCGCACCCCGCTCCGGGAGGCGCTCCACCACAGCGCCGAGCCCGGACGGCCGCCCCGTCGTGCTGGTCGCCTGCTCCGGCGGCGCCGACTCCATGGCGCTCGCCTCCGCGCTCGCCTTCGAGGCCCCCAAGCTGTCCGTCCGTGCCGGCGCCGTCACCGTCGACCACGGCCTGCAGGCCGGATCCGACCTCCGCGCCGCCGAGGTCGCCGCCCGGCTCACCGCCATGGGGCTGGACCCCGTCGAGTCCGCCGCCGTGACCGTCGGCCGCGCCGGCGGCCCCGAGGCCGCCGCCCGGGACGCCCGGTACGCCGCCCTGGACGAGGCCGCCGAGCGGCACGGCGCGGCCGCCGTGCTCCTCGGCCACACCCGCGACGACCAGGCGGAGACGGTGCTCCTCGGCCTCGCCAGGGGCTCCGGCATCCGCTCGCTGTCCGGCATGGCGGACGTCTCCGGCGCCGGCCGCCGCTACCGGCGCCCCTTCCTCCGGCTCGACCGCCAGACGGCCCGCAAGGCGTGCCTGGTCCAGCACCTGCCCGTCTGGGACGACCCGATGAACGACGATCCCGCCTACACCCGCTCCCGGCTGCGCCACGAGGGCCTGCCCGCGCTGGAGAAGGCGCTCGGCAAGGGCGTGGTCGAGGCGCTGGCGCGCACCGCCCGGCTCTCCCGGGACGACGCCGACGCGCTGGACGCCTGGGCCGCGCAGGCCGATGAGAGCGTCCGCGACGACGCCGGACTGCTCGAATGCGCGAAGCTGTACGCACTGCCCCCCGCCGTCCGCCGCCGGGTGCTCCGCCGGGCTCTGGTGGCGGCCGGTTCACCTGCGGGTTCGCTGTTCGCCCGGCACGTCGAGGAGGTCGAGCGACTCATCGTGGGATGGCGGGGGCAGAAGCCCCTGAACCTGCCCGGCCGGGTCGAGGCGCTCCGCCAGGGTGGCAGACTGGTCATTCGGCAGAGCTGA